The Puntigrus tetrazona isolate hp1 chromosome 19, ASM1883169v1, whole genome shotgun sequence genome has a segment encoding these proteins:
- the si:dkey-166k12.1 gene encoding organic cation transporter protein — protein MNFDQLLATVGGFGRYQKLLYVWICLPQIFLAFHMMASVFTGATPPHRCRGPGTEDASLTFGNLSIALLPGRADSCAAVSGKNRSARSTCETGWVYSHEIFQSTTVTEWDLYVFGAMADRYGRRFAMLLSLALQTVFGVAAAFAPNFPVYVTLRFIIGMTISGVIINAFVLGTEWTCTQRRMLAGIFTDYFFGFGYMLLAGVAYLIRDWRKLQLAISAPGFLFIFYIWVLPHSARWLLVNNRNEEAIDLLRKAAMVNGRTLPPTVQVEQYESPQGRSQYTAVDLLRTPQMRKRALILFYIWFVNVLVYYGLSLGVSDLGADLYLTQFMFGLVEIPARSLVLVLLPCSRRIPLSVFLAVGGSACLLTLTVSADSAHILTALAMVGKFGITASFAIIYIYSAELFPTVLRQTGIGVSSMFARMGGVLAPLINLLGRHTPFVPMVIFGSTPLLAAVLALALPETANKPLPDSIHDTERSALKYDGQIPVRTSQLQSNAEGQELQSLADEST, from the exons ATGAATTTTGATCAGCTGCTGGCCACAGTCGGTGGCTTCGGGAGATACCAGAAGCTTTTGTATGTGTGGATATGTCTACCGCAGATCTTTCTCGCGTTTCACATGATGGCGAGCGTCTTCACGGGCGCCACGCCGCCCCACCGTTGTCGGGGTCCAGGGACGGAGGACGCGTCTCTTACTTTCGGGAACCTGAGCATCGCCCTTCTGCCGGGACGCGCGGACTCGTGCGCAGCCGTTTCGGGAAAGAACCGCAGCGCGCGCTCAACCTGCGAGACGGGATGGGTGTACAGCCACGAAATCTTCCAGAGCACCACTGTCACGGAG TGGGACCTATATGTGTTTGGAGCTATGGCAGACag gTATGGGAGGAGGTTTGCCATGCTCTTGTCTTTAGCCCTTCAGACAGTGTTTGGTGTGGCTGCTGCCTTCGCCCCAAACTTCCCTGTTTATGTGACCCTGCGCTTCATCATAGGAATGACCATATCGGGCGTGATAATCAATGCATTTGTTCTAG GCACAGAGTGGACCTGCACACAGAGACGGATGCTTGCTGGCATCTTCACTGACTACTTCTTTGGTTTTGGCTACATGCTGCTGGCAGGTGTGGCTTATCTCATCAGAGACTGGAGAAAGCTGCAGCTGGCAATCTCTGCTCCAGGATTTCTCTTTATATTCTACATTTG GGTTCTTCCACATTCAGCCCGTTGGCTTTTGGTGAATAACCGAAATGAGGAAGCGATTGATCTTCTGCGTAAGGCAGCTATGGTCAATGGTCGCACCTTACCTCCCACAGTTCAG GTGGAGCAATATGAGAGTCCACAAGGACGGAGTCAATATACAGCTGTTGACCTGCTCCGAACTCCCCAGATGAGGAAGAGAGCTCTTATACTGTTCTACATCTG GTTTGTTAATGTGTTGGTGTATTATGGTCTGTCTCTGGGTGTGTCTGACCTCGGGGCAGACCTTTACCTCACTCAGTTCATGTTTGGATTGGTGGAAATTCCTGCCAGATCGCTGGTGCTGGTTCTCCTGCCCTGCAGTCGACGGATCCCACTGAGTGTGTTCCTGGCTGTGGGAGGCAGTGCATGTCTACTGACCCTCACTGTTTCAGCAG ACAGTGCTCATATTCTGACTGCTTTGGCCATGGTGGGGAAATTTGGAATTACAGCATCTTTTGccatcatttatatttattctgcaGAACTGTTCCCGACTGTTCTCAG GCAAACAGGTATTGGTGTTTCTTCTATGTTTGCACGGATGGGTGGAGTTTTAGCGCCACTAATAAACCTGCTTGGACGCCATACACCTTTTGTGCCCATGGTGATATTTGGCTCCACCCCTCTGCTTGCTGCGGTGCTTGCCCTAGCATTGCCTGAAACTGCAAATAAACCACTACCAGACAGCATTCATGATACAGAGAG GTCGGCTCTGAAATATGATGGACAAATTCCTGTACGTACCAGCCAATTGCAAAGCAACGCAGAAGGACAGGAACTGCAGAGTTTAGCAGATGAGTCCACTTAG